Part of the Pseudobacteroides sp. genome is shown below.
GAGAGCATTCCGATATCGGTCGAAACTTCTCCGAAGGAGGCTTCCTACTCAAAGCTGAAGTTAATAAGGGATAGAAATGCGGACAGAATCAGTATTGGAATACAGAGTTTTATACAATCTGAAGCCGTATATATAAACAGGGCTGAAAATTACAACAGTATTTATACAGCTCTTGAAAGTATAAAGAAGTTGGAATTTCCGGTCTTAAACGTTGATCTTATATACGGAATACCGGGTCAGACTATGAAGTCATGGGAATATTCCCTAAGAGAGACTCTAAAATATAAGCCTCAGGAAATATATATCTATCCTTTGTATGTAAGGCCGTTGACAGGACTTGGTATAAAAAGCAAGACTATTAAAAAAGATAATGATATAAGGATGGAATTATATAAAACTGCGTGCTCCATATTGAAGGACAGTGGATACAGCCAGCTATCCATGAGGTGCTTTTCACTAGAAAAGGAATTTGATAAGGAGATCAATAAGGCAAATGTGAATTTACCTGAATACTCATGCCAGGAGGATGGAATGATTGGTCTTGGTTGCGGTGCCAGATCCTATACCAAAAATGTGCATTACTCCTATGAGTATGGAGTAAGCCATGGTGTTGTCAAAGGCATAATCGAAAGTTACATAGGCACTAAAAGCTATAAGTATGCTGATTTTGGGTTTATTTTAAATGAAGAGGAACAAAAGAGGAGGTTTGTCTTAAAATCTCTTTTATATAAAGATGGGATTGATTATTATAAGTATAAGGAATTGTTTAGCAGCCGCGTAATGGATGATTTTACTGAACTATCCTGTCTTGTGGAACTTGGGTATGCCAAACAGTATAATTCGGATGATAAATCTGTGCTTAAGCTTACAGAGGAAGGTCTTGCATTATCGGATTCCATCGGCCCATGGCTGATGTCTCAAAAGGTGAGAGACAGAATGGAAAGGTATATGTTATCATGAAGTATACTTTTTATTACAGAGGCGACCTTTCTTCCTGCAATTACAGCTGTGAATATTGCCCGTTTTCAAAGGAAAAGCAAAATAGTGCAAATTTGTATAATGATAAGTTACAGCTTGAACGATTTGTTTCATGGATTAAAAACAAGGATTGGAAAGATCGTAAAATTTCATTATTTTTCATTCCATGGGGAGAGGCACTTATCCACACCTGGTATCAAGAGGCTCTGATTGAGCTAAGCCAAATGAAGTTTGTCAATAAGGTGGTGGTTCAAACCAACCTGTCCTGTGATCTGGATTGGTTGGACAATGTAAACAGAGAAAAACTGGCACTTTGGATCACATACCATCCATCTCAGGTCAATATGAATATATTTGCGGGTAAGCTTCAGGCATTAAGAGAAAAAGGACTGCAGTTTAGCGTCGGTTGTGTGGGAAAGAAAGAGTATAAGAATGAGATTCTTGCTTTAAAGAAAAAGCTGGAAACCCTGTTATTTAAAAATGTGTATATGTGGGTAAATGCATATAAGGATGAGGGGATAGACTACTATTCTCAGGATGATATTAGGTTTTTTGAACATATTGACAAGTACTTTATGCAAAACCTAAAAGATTATGAAAGCCTGGGTAAGGAATGCAGAACAGGAAAGTCGGTATTTTTCGTAGAGGGAAGCGGAAATATCAGAAGGTGCAATTTTGAAAGAGGGGTTCTAGGGAATATATATAACACAGAGCTTGAAGCAATAGTGTGCAATGATAAGTGCAAAAATAAAATTTGCGATTGTTATATTGGATATATAAATATAGAAGAGTTGAATTTGACTGAGCTATACGGTAATAGAATTTTGGAGAGGATTCCAATAGAAATGGGGTAGGAAAATGCTGCCGAAGGCCATTCTTTTTGATATGGATGATACTATTATTTTATCAGGAGGAATATCTGATGAAATTTGGGATGAAATTTCCAGGCACTTTGTGAGTAAATATAATTTGTTTGAATACCATGTTTTTACAAATGAGCTATTGAGATTGCGGAAATGGTTTTGGAGCGACAAGAAGCGTCATAAGGCAGGAAGACAGGATATGCTTTTAGCAAGACGGGATCTTATAAAAATGACCATCGAGAGCCTTGGGGGCAAGGATCATGGCTATGCCGATGAAATGGCAAAGTTATTTGTTAAACGGCACATGGAAAGCATGAAAATGTTTGACAAGGCTGAAGACACCTTGGTAGAACTTGGGAAGAGCGGAGTTAAGCTTGCTTTGGTGACTAACGGCGGAGTTGTTGAGCAGAGGGGTAAGATTGAAAAGTTTCAACTTGAAAAATACTTTGATACAATATTGGTTGAAGGTGAGACCGGCTTTGGAAAGCCTGAGCCCGAAGTATATCTAATGGCTTTGGAGAGGCTTGGCGTTAAAGCTGAGGAGACCTGGATGGTAGGGGATAATCTGGAGTGGGATGTGGAAGGGCCGCAAAAGCTGGGAATATATGGGATTTGGAATGATTATAGAAACACTGGTTTACCGGAGGATTCCAAGGTAATCCCCGATAGAATTGTAAGGTCCATCGGCGAACTTCTGGATTAATAAAAATATTGAGGTGACATACATGGAAGCTGTCATATTTATAGGATTGCAGGCAACCGGTAAAAGCACTTTTTATAAAGAAAAGTTTTATAAAACGCATATGAGAATAAATCTGGATATGTTAAAGACAAGAAACAAGGAAAAGATAATACTTGAAGCTTGCATAAAGGCAAAGCAGCCCTTTGTGGTTGATAACACAAACCCCACACAGGAAGATAGAAAAAAGTACATAGACATGGCTAAAGCAGCTAAATTTAAGGTTGTTGGCTACTATTTCCATTCAAGTGTGAATGAAGCCATATTAAGAAATGATAAAAGAACCGGAAAAGAGCGTGTTTCTTTAATAGGTATCAGAAGCACAAGTGCCAAACTGCAGCTTCCCAGTATGGAAGAGGGATTTGATGAGCTTTATTATGTTCGGATAAGTGAGGAAAACAACTTTATTTGTGAGGAGTGGAAAGATGAAATTTGATGAACTTGACTTGAAAATGAGGGTTTATGAAACTGCCCATGATTATAGCGTCCTGCCTGAAGTTTATATGGTTGCACGTATAGATGGAAGAAGCTTTACCAGGCTTACCAAGGAGGTCCATAAATTTGAAAGTCCGTATGATGTAAGGTTCAGGGATTATATGGTTGATACGGTTAAACATCTTATGAATTGTGGGTTCAGGGTGGTTTACGGGTATACGCAAAGTGATGAGATCTCTTTGCTTTTTCATATTGATGAAGGGGCTTATGGACGGAAGGTCCGTAAGTATAACTCTGTCCTTGCGGGAGAGGCAAGTGCAAAGTTTTCCATTTTGCTTGGGGATGCAGCGTGCTTTGACTGCAGAATATCTGAGCTCCCAAATCCTAAAGCAGTGGTGGATTATTTCAGATGGAGAAACGAGGATGCCCACAGGAATGCTTTGAACTCACACTGTTACTGGATGCTAAGAAAAAATGGCAACTCACAAAAGGAAGCAACGGATTTCTTAAGCGGCATGCCCGTCAGTGATAAAAATGAGCTTTTATTTCAAAACGGTATTAATTTTAATGAGGTTCCTAATTGGCAAAAGCGTGGAGTAGGGCTCTACTGGGAGGAGTATGAAAAACCTTGTATAAACCCTAAAACAGGGAACATTACCACTGCTCAAAGGCGAAGGATCAAGGTGGACTTTGACCTGCCGATGAAGGATGATTACAGCGGTTTTATAGAAAGGTTTTTAGGGATGGATTAGTTATTTACTCATGATTTTATTATATAAGTCCCTGACAAATTCCTCAGCAAAATAAAATCGTGACATTCCATCAAGTATTTCTTCAAATTCTTCGGAAGTGTACCATTTCCCATTAACACAAACACAAAATTGGTCGCTGGTGTTGCTGATTGTACTGAGGGGATTGCTGTTTAAAAGCACAAGGTCTGCACGTTTTCCCTTTTTTATGGTGCCTGAGTTTTCCAGATCTCCTAGAAATTCAGCTGAATCCCTGGTAGATGCCTTTAAGGCTCCATAAGGAGTTAGGCCAGCTAATACCAGCTCTTTTAATTCCTGATGCAGCGAGTAACCGGGAGCTAAAAGGGTGATGCTTGAGTCAGTACCTGTAATTACACGTACCCCTGCCTTGTGTAACGAATATAACTGATTTCTTCCATTCTGGCTTCTTGCGGTATCGCCCAGATCATAGCCGTATAGTTTAAAATCGTTTTCCCAATCTTGCATTGATGAAGGTGGGATATATTTCATGTAATCCTGTTTAAGAAGCTTTTCAACTTCTTCTTTGGAGTTACGCTGTGCAAATGCTACTATTGTCGGGCAGTACCATATGCCTGCTTCCTTGAGGATATACGGATCTGTAAGGCTATTCCAAACACAATGCTCTATTGAGTAAAGCTTATTTAAGGCAAGTGAGTAAATGTCTGCCGAACCAGGCACATGGCCGACCAATTTAATACCGTATTTCTTTGAAGCATCTCCAAGGGCATTAAATACCTCTCTAGACAATCCGTCATAAACCTTGATATAGTCGAAGCCTGCATCTTTCTGCTGCTTCACAAGATTGTCCACGTCTTCAGGGGTGGTTAATTTTAAGTATGTTTGCCCGTTAGCACCATCAACAATGGGTCCTGAGGTATAAATCCTGGGGCCGGGGAATCTGTCATCTTCAATATACTGCCTCATTCTAAGATGCCACTCCCTGCCGTTCATATTCCGCACTGTTGTCACTCCTCGGGAAATAAACAAGGTAATATCTTCTTTTCGTAAAAGATGTGTATGTAAATCCATCAGACCAGGTATGAGAAACTTGTTTTGTCCATCAATAGTTTTAATATCTTGGGACATATTTATTTTTTCTGCCGGTCCCATATCGTAGATTTTGCCTTCCTTTACAACAACTGTTTGATTATTTAATACATTTTTATTTTCCATGGTAATTACATTTACGTTTACAAAGGCAAAGCTATCGGGCTTATTAATGATAAGAGGAAACATGATTTTACAATACGAAATATTTATAAAGAGAAGCAGCAATGCTGCTAGGACGGATAATCCCCTGAATGCCTGACCTAGAGCAGATTTTGGAACGTAAAAGGGAATTCTTCTTGCCTTGTAAATTTTGATGGTGAGGATAAAAAGAAATAGGATGGGTATGGCAAATCGCATTGTATAAACCCATTGTACTTCTTTTGATTGTATGTGCAGGAATAAATCCCAGTAGCCGTTTATAAGAACATAAACAATAAAAAGCAATGTAAGTACGGATTTTGTACAAAGATCAAACACACTTTTGTTTTTTCTGAAAGCAATAAGACTAATTAGAATCAAGGGAATAGCAATATGTGATAATAAAATATAAATTAACATGGGATAATAAGCTTCAAGCATGGCTTTTGCTCCTTTTGATGCTAATCGTAAAACATGTGTTACATTATTAGTATACTATGTTGTTACTTTGGATTCAATACATATATAAATTGAAACCAAAGAATATTTATGAAAAATATTCCTTGACGGGACGGTTTAACCTGTAATATAATATAAACGTTATGCCTATAAAAATGTTGTTATAAATGGGAAAGGAGGATTATTGATGTACAACTTCAAATTATGTGAAAAAACTAATAATAAAAATTCGATACATTGGTTTAATCCTCGCTTTTATAAGGTTAAGGATAGTAATGTCCCCAATAGAATCAAATAATGGGGTGCATTATATTTAAAATATTATTTATAAAGAGAGCGGTTAATTCCAATTACAGGTTTTAGCGGCTCTTTATTTATGCCTTGAGGTTGCAAAATCGCAAGGGGTTTTGTTCATATTGGAAGGTTACATGTTAGTCAGGAGTGATAATTTATGATGGATAAAATATTAAAATATCCTAGAACGCCTCATATTGAAGGCTCAAGATGCCAGCCCGGTGATGAGGATTTAGATAGTGTACCTTTTGCAAAGGTTGCAAAAAGGTTTATAGTTGTTGAGGAAAAGGTAGATGGGGCGAACAGCGGCATAAGCTTTACTTCGGAAGGAGAGCTGCTGCTGCAAAGCAGGGGACATTACCTGACCGGAGGCGGAAGGGAAAAACATTTTAGTCTGTTTAAAACATGGGCAAATGCACACTCAGCAAAGTTATGGGATATCTTGGGAGACAGATATATACTATATGGAGAATGGCTTTATGCAAAGCATACTGTTTTTTATGACTTGCTTCCTCACTATTTTATGGAGTTTGATATCTATGATAAGAGAACTCAAAGGTTTTTAAGTACAGAGAGCCGGAGATTGATTCTAAAGGATTATGATTTTATAACATCTGTTTTAGTGCTCTTTGAAGGAAAAATGAATTTACATAAGGAGCTTATCTCATTGGTTGGCAGAATGATTGCAAAGCTTGAGGTGCCTGATGTAACAGAAGCACATGAGGTCCAATGGATTGTGAAATAGAAAATAAACAGATATTGATAAGTAGACGCTATTAAGGAGGAGTTTTTATGCTGTTTGATACACATGCACATTTTAATGATAAAAGGTTTAAGGACGACAGGGATGAGGCTATTAAAAAAGCCCATGAAAGCGGAGTTTCATATATAATGAATGTTTCATATAATATTCCGTCTCTGGAGCAATCGGTTTCATTAGCTAAAAGATATAGCTATATATATGCTGCGGTGGGAATTCATCCTCACTATTCAAAGGAGATGAATGATGAAATATTGGATAAAGTCAGGAGTCTTGCTCAAAATAAAAAGGTTGTGGCTATAGGTGAAATAGGTCTTGATTATTACAGGGATTTGTCACCTAGAGAAATTCAGAAAAAGTGGTTTGTAAAGCAGATTGAGCTGGCGAAAGAAATAAATCTTCCCATAATCGTTCATATAAGGAATGCAAATGAGGATGCGTTAAAGGTCATAAAGGATGAAAATGCCCGGGATGTTGGAGGAATCATACACAGCTTTTCAGGTGATGTAAACATGGCAAGGGAAGCGATGGATAATAACTTCTATATTTCGGTGGGAGGCCCTGTAACATACAGGAATGCAGGAAATCTTGTTGAGGTTGTGAAGTATGTACCGGAGGATAGACTATTAATAGAAACGGACTGTCCATACCTGACACCGGAGCCTTTCAGGGGCAGCAGGAATGAC
Proteins encoded:
- a CDS encoding AAA family ATPase, producing the protein MEAVIFIGLQATGKSTFYKEKFYKTHMRINLDMLKTRNKEKIILEACIKAKQPFVVDNTNPTQEDRKKYIDMAKAAKFKVVGYYFHSSVNEAILRNDKRTGKERVSLIGIRSTSAKLQLPSMEEGFDELYYVRISEENNFICEEWKDEI
- a CDS encoding STM4011 family radical SAM protein, with amino-acid sequence MADVSKGERQNGKVYVIMKYTFYYRGDLSSCNYSCEYCPFSKEKQNSANLYNDKLQLERFVSWIKNKDWKDRKISLFFIPWGEALIHTWYQEALIELSQMKFVNKVVVQTNLSCDLDWLDNVNREKLALWITYHPSQVNMNIFAGKLQALREKGLQFSVGCVGKKEYKNEILALKKKLETLLFKNVYMWVNAYKDEGIDYYSQDDIRFFEHIDKYFMQNLKDYESLGKECRTGKSVFFVEGSGNIRRCNFERGVLGNIYNTELEAIVCNDKCKNKICDCYIGYINIEELNLTELYGNRILERIPIEMG
- a CDS encoding RNA ligase family protein, which translates into the protein MMDKILKYPRTPHIEGSRCQPGDEDLDSVPFAKVAKRFIVVEEKVDGANSGISFTSEGELLLQSRGHYLTGGGREKHFSLFKTWANAHSAKLWDILGDRYILYGEWLYAKHTVFYDLLPHYFMEFDIYDKRTQRFLSTESRRLILKDYDFITSVLVLFEGKMNLHKELISLVGRMIAKLEVPDVTEAHEVQWIVK
- a CDS encoding tRNA(His) guanylyltransferase Thg1 family protein is translated as MKFDELDLKMRVYETAHDYSVLPEVYMVARIDGRSFTRLTKEVHKFESPYDVRFRDYMVDTVKHLMNCGFRVVYGYTQSDEISLLFHIDEGAYGRKVRKYNSVLAGEASAKFSILLGDAACFDCRISELPNPKAVVDYFRWRNEDAHRNALNSHCYWMLRKNGNSQKEATDFLSGMPVSDKNELLFQNGINFNEVPNWQKRGVGLYWEEYEKPCINPKTGNITTAQRRRIKVDFDLPMKDDYSGFIERFLGMD
- a CDS encoding amidohydrolase family protein, producing the protein MLEAYYPMLIYILLSHIAIPLILISLIAFRKNKSVFDLCTKSVLTLLFIVYVLINGYWDLFLHIQSKEVQWVYTMRFAIPILFLFILTIKIYKARRIPFYVPKSALGQAFRGLSVLAALLLLFINISYCKIMFPLIINKPDSFAFVNVNVITMENKNVLNNQTVVVKEGKIYDMGPAEKINMSQDIKTIDGQNKFLIPGLMDLHTHLLRKEDITLFISRGVTTVRNMNGREWHLRMRQYIEDDRFPGPRIYTSGPIVDGANGQTYLKLTTPEDVDNLVKQQKDAGFDYIKVYDGLSREVFNALGDASKKYGIKLVGHVPGSADIYSLALNKLYSIEHCVWNSLTDPYILKEAGIWYCPTIVAFAQRNSKEEVEKLLKQDYMKYIPPSSMQDWENDFKLYGYDLGDTARSQNGRNQLYSLHKAGVRVITGTDSSITLLAPGYSLHQELKELVLAGLTPYGALKASTRDSAEFLGDLENSGTIKKGKRADLVLLNSNPLSTISNTSDQFCVCVNGKWYTSEEFEEILDGMSRFYFAEEFVRDLYNKIMSK
- a CDS encoding HAD family hydrolase, which encodes MLPKAILFDMDDTIILSGGISDEIWDEISRHFVSKYNLFEYHVFTNELLRLRKWFWSDKKRHKAGRQDMLLARRDLIKMTIESLGGKDHGYADEMAKLFVKRHMESMKMFDKAEDTLVELGKSGVKLALVTNGGVVEQRGKIEKFQLEKYFDTILVEGETGFGKPEPEVYLMALERLGVKAEETWMVGDNLEWDVEGPQKLGIYGIWNDYRNTGLPEDSKVIPDRIVRSIGELLD
- a CDS encoding TatD family hydrolase produces the protein MLFDTHAHFNDKRFKDDRDEAIKKAHESGVSYIMNVSYNIPSLEQSVSLAKRYSYIYAAVGIHPHYSKEMNDEILDKVRSLAQNKKVVAIGEIGLDYYRDLSPREIQKKWFVKQIELAKEINLPIIVHIRNANEDALKVIKDENARDVGGIIHSFSGDVNMAREAMDNNFYISVGGPVTYRNAGNLVEVVKYVPEDRLLIETDCPYLTPEPFRGSRNDSSLVRLVAEKIADIKGKTFDEIAEVTTNNAKRLFKL
- a CDS encoding STM4012 family radical SAM protein, whose amino-acid sequence is MQQSIKELEILLKGDPYKSYLYSYPHKTAYGKFDPLPIESLWKDESKKSLFLYTHIPFCRSKCGYCNLLSICEKDDNFHEIYVNALERQAKDIKEAIGPLSFAGFAIGGGTPTILSESNLERLFDIARSILVVDTESIPISVETSPKEASYSKLKLIRDRNADRISIGIQSFIQSEAVYINRAENYNSIYTALESIKKLEFPVLNVDLIYGIPGQTMKSWEYSLRETLKYKPQEIYIYPLYVRPLTGLGIKSKTIKKDNDIRMELYKTACSILKDSGYSQLSMRCFSLEKEFDKEINKANVNLPEYSCQEDGMIGLGCGARSYTKNVHYSYEYGVSHGVVKGIIESYIGTKSYKYADFGFILNEEEQKRRFVLKSLLYKDGIDYYKYKELFSSRVMDDFTELSCLVELGYAKQYNSDDKSVLKLTEEGLALSDSIGPWLMSQKVRDRMERYMLS